The following are encoded in a window of Francisella tularensis subsp. tularensis genomic DNA:
- a CDS encoding disulfide bond formation protein B, with amino-acid sequence MKKLSNCIFIFNTLACFVALGVVIFTISVLDWKPCPMCLLQQLCVLSIMLLSLLVLATKKFKSFSTLLQLITIIVIATGAYIAADQVYLQYFLTDTSNNNAACGAINNKFLLDATKSITGTINSCTDISEKISGVSLTVYSFIFFISLLIINCINFLVRIFKK; translated from the coding sequence ATGAAAAAACTAAGCAATTGTATATTTATATTTAATACATTAGCTTGCTTTGTAGCTTTAGGAGTAGTCATTTTCACAATTAGTGTTTTAGATTGGAAACCATGTCCCATGTGTCTACTTCAACAATTATGTGTATTGTCTATTATGCTACTTAGTTTATTAGTATTGGCGACAAAAAAATTCAAAAGCTTTTCTACGCTTTTACAACTGATAACTATCATAGTCATTGCAACAGGCGCCTATATTGCCGCAGATCAAGTTTATTTGCAATATTTCTTGACAGATACCAGTAACAATAATGCTGCATGCGGTGCTATTAACAATAAGTTTTTACTTGATGCTACCAAATCAATCACCGGAACAATCAATAGTTGCACTGATATTTCTGAAAAAATATCTGGCGTTAGTTTAACTGTATATAGTTTTATATTTTTTATATCATTATTGATCATAAATTGTATAAACTTTTTAGTTAGAATTTTTAAAAAATAG
- a CDS encoding CCA tRNA nucleotidyltransferase — protein sequence MKFYLVGGAVRDMLLGITPKDKDWVVVGATEDEMLANGFIKIAANFPVFIHPQTKQEYALARSEKKTASGYHGFEVNFSKYITLEDDLKRRDLTINSIAIDQNNKVIDPFNGQADLQNRILRHTSIAFIEDPLRVVRLARFKAQLSNFNFSIAQEMLALIKELVKTGELNHLTRERLHIEFVKALNNPKIFFTTLKELEALKIIFPNISCILPLIPNKSFFENPIYKGSNINEKITLCLLKIPQQQLDDIRKELLLTNKHYKLLKASIAISKILEDRSITAEEIFQLIKNANIIRDKNLFAESLNLYKKYLKICDTITPHRNYQLLQTTINTIKNASIDSLTIKTIPKDKLRNTLKQLKL from the coding sequence ATGAAATTTTACTTAGTTGGTGGCGCCGTTAGAGATATGTTGTTAGGCATAACACCTAAAGACAAGGATTGGGTAGTTGTTGGTGCAACTGAAGACGAGATGCTAGCAAATGGATTTATAAAAATAGCAGCCAACTTCCCAGTTTTTATCCACCCACAAACCAAACAAGAGTATGCTTTAGCAAGGTCAGAAAAGAAAACTGCCAGTGGCTATCATGGCTTTGAAGTTAATTTTTCAAAATATATAACTCTAGAAGACGATCTTAAACGTCGTGATCTCACAATTAACTCAATAGCAATCGATCAAAATAATAAAGTAATTGACCCTTTTAATGGCCAAGCCGATCTTCAAAATAGAATTTTACGCCATACTTCAATAGCTTTTATCGAAGACCCACTGCGTGTAGTTAGACTTGCGCGTTTCAAGGCTCAACTTAGTAACTTCAATTTCTCAATAGCCCAAGAAATGCTGGCACTTATAAAAGAGTTAGTTAAAACAGGTGAATTAAATCATTTAACGCGTGAAAGATTACATATAGAGTTTGTCAAAGCTCTTAACAATCCCAAGATCTTCTTTACGACACTCAAAGAACTAGAAGCTTTAAAAATAATATTTCCAAATATCAGCTGCATTTTACCACTAATACCAAATAAATCTTTTTTTGAAAACCCCATCTATAAAGGCTCTAATATCAATGAAAAAATAACGCTATGTTTACTCAAGATCCCACAACAACAATTAGATGATATCAGAAAGGAACTTTTATTAACAAATAAACACTACAAACTTTTAAAAGCAAGCATAGCTATCAGCAAAATACTCGAAGATAGAAGTATCACTGCTGAAGAGATATTTCAACTAATCAAAAACGCTAATATTATCCGTGACAAAAATTTATTTGCCGAGAGTTTAAATCTCTATAAAAAATATCTAAAGATATGCGATACTATAACTCCACATAGGAATTATCAACTATTACAAACTACCATTAATACAATTAAAAATGCAAGCATTGATAGTTTGACGATAAAAACAATACCTAAAGATAAACTCAGAAACACGCTAAAGCAGCTAAAACTATGA
- the msbA gene encoding lipid A export permease/ATP-binding protein MsbA gives MANMIDKIDLKSQGSSNLSGEMTNHQKVGTLYKRLLLQVKHLWHFLLLAAIGSIFFSAADASMIYLINPILNYGFGPGGGITKQSATILMLMGVGMVGLLALRSVGSFVSQYFIGSLGQKVVYKFRKDIYKRLMDLPASFFDKHSTGQIISRLLYNVDQVTEATSTAIITVVQDGTFVIGLIVVMFVSSWQLSLFLIVVGPFLGLFISIINKKFRNLSRNTQSSMGNVTHTAEETIRNYKEIRIFGVQQKQQNKFFKNLDYTYSQQIRTIALDALTSPVIQIIASLVLAFSLFTIAIFGTNEGDGSSWLTAGSFASFFAAAAAILKPIKNLTKVNVVIQKAVAATEDIFYILDYPAEKETGSKELAKVDGNVTIKDLSFAFGEHKVLSGVSVDIKAGQTVAFVGKSGSGKTTLTSIISRFYTQHEGEILLDGVDTRELTLENLRSHLSIVSQNVHLFDDTVYNNIAFGLSREVSEEEVIDALKRANAYEFVQELSDGINTNIGNNGSKLSGGQRQRISIARALLKNAPVLIFDEATSALDNESERVVQQALESLTKSCTTIVIAHRLSTVENADKIVVMDGGRVVESGKHQELLEQGGLYTRLYQSGLQ, from the coding sequence ATGGCTAATATGATTGATAAAATAGATCTTAAGTCTCAGGGATCTAGTAATCTAAGTGGAGAAATGACAAACCATCAGAAAGTAGGCACTCTTTATAAAAGGTTGTTACTCCAAGTTAAGCATTTATGGCATTTTCTGCTTTTGGCTGCTATCGGAAGTATATTTTTCTCAGCGGCTGATGCCTCAATGATATATCTGATTAATCCGATTTTGAATTATGGTTTTGGTCCTGGTGGCGGGATTACTAAACAAAGTGCTACTATACTAATGCTTATGGGTGTTGGCATGGTTGGTTTACTAGCGTTAAGATCAGTAGGTTCATTTGTGTCACAGTACTTTATAGGTTCTTTAGGTCAAAAAGTTGTTTATAAATTTAGGAAAGATATTTATAAAAGGTTAATGGATCTACCAGCTAGTTTCTTTGATAAGCACTCAACAGGACAGATTATCTCAAGATTATTATACAATGTTGATCAGGTTACAGAGGCTACTTCTACAGCAATTATAACAGTTGTTCAGGATGGAACTTTTGTTATTGGGCTAATTGTTGTAATGTTTGTCTCAAGCTGGCAATTGTCACTATTTTTAATAGTTGTCGGACCATTTCTGGGATTATTTATATCTATAATTAATAAAAAGTTTAGGAATTTAAGTAGAAATACTCAGTCATCAATGGGTAATGTTACGCATACTGCTGAAGAGACGATTAGAAACTATAAAGAAATAAGAATTTTTGGTGTGCAACAAAAACAACAAAATAAATTCTTTAAAAATCTTGATTATACATACTCACAGCAAATTAGAACGATAGCATTAGATGCTCTGACATCACCAGTAATACAAATTATAGCTTCATTAGTTTTGGCTTTTTCATTATTTACGATAGCTATATTTGGTACTAATGAGGGCGATGGTTCATCTTGGTTAACCGCGGGTTCTTTTGCTTCTTTCTTTGCAGCTGCAGCGGCTATTCTAAAACCGATTAAGAATCTTACGAAAGTAAATGTTGTTATCCAAAAGGCGGTAGCAGCAACTGAGGATATATTTTATATCCTTGATTATCCAGCAGAGAAAGAAACTGGTAGTAAGGAATTAGCTAAAGTTGATGGTAATGTAACTATCAAAGATCTAAGTTTTGCTTTTGGTGAACATAAAGTACTTAGTGGCGTAAGTGTTGATATCAAAGCAGGTCAGACTGTAGCATTTGTTGGTAAGTCAGGAAGTGGTAAAACTACTTTGACCAGTATTATATCGAGATTTTACACTCAGCATGAAGGTGAGATTCTTCTTGATGGAGTTGATACAAGAGAATTAACTTTGGAGAATCTAAGGTCGCACTTGTCTATAGTTTCACAGAATGTTCATTTATTTGATGATACAGTTTATAATAATATAGCTTTTGGCCTTTCAAGAGAGGTTTCCGAAGAAGAAGTAATCGATGCGCTAAAAAGAGCTAATGCATATGAGTTTGTCCAAGAATTATCTGATGGTATTAATACTAATATAGGTAATAATGGTTCAAAGCTATCAGGAGGTCAGCGTCAAAGAATATCAATAGCAAGAGCTTTGTTAAAAAATGCTCCTGTATTAATATTTGATGAGGCAACTAGTGCTCTTGATAATGAATCTGAGAGAGTAGTACAGCAAGCTCTTGAGAGTTTGACTAAATCATGTACTACTATAGTTATAGCTCATAGACTTAGTACCGTTGAAAATGCTGATAAAATTGTCGTGATGGATGGTGGTAGGGTTGTTGAAAGTGGTAAGCATCAAGAATTGCTAGAGCAAGGTGGACTTTATACGAGGCTCTATCAATCAGGACTTCAATAG
- the lpxK gene encoding tetraacyldisaccharide 4'-kinase yields MLDKIWYRSKPNLLSRVLQPISLVFIDIANKRKIKQQLKQYKSKIPIIVVGNISVGGTGKTPVVRMLAQQYLAQDKKPAIISRGYGAKADNYPFEVTSGTLATQCGDEPAMLFDALQAQVPIVIAPERVQAVKYIEKNFPDTDIIMSDDGLQHYKLARDKEIVVVDAIRMFGNKLCLPAGPLREPIERLKEVDQIIVIGNCSDKDKELLKNYKNVTYAKVVATEFVNILTAKKVAKTEFNHQNAIAIAGIGNPTKFFKTLEESAINITAKKVFKDHHKFTQSDFEGIDSDITVVMTYKDAIKCKNFAKANWWYLDIALDINV; encoded by the coding sequence ATGCTAGATAAGATTTGGTACAGATCAAAACCAAACTTGCTTAGTCGGGTGCTACAACCAATATCTTTGGTTTTTATAGATATTGCAAATAAACGTAAAATAAAACAGCAACTCAAGCAATATAAATCAAAAATTCCTATAATAGTTGTTGGCAATATCTCTGTTGGCGGTACTGGCAAAACTCCAGTTGTTAGAATGTTAGCTCAGCAATATTTAGCACAAGATAAAAAACCAGCTATAATTAGTCGTGGATATGGTGCAAAGGCTGATAATTATCCTTTTGAAGTAACAAGTGGTACTCTAGCAACTCAATGTGGCGATGAGCCTGCGATGTTATTTGATGCTTTGCAAGCACAGGTTCCTATTGTTATTGCTCCAGAGAGAGTTCAAGCTGTTAAATACATTGAAAAGAATTTTCCTGATACAGATATAATTATGTCTGATGATGGCTTGCAACATTATAAATTAGCTAGAGATAAGGAAATAGTGGTCGTAGATGCTATTAGAATGTTTGGCAACAAATTATGTTTGCCTGCTGGTCCATTGAGAGAACCGATTGAGAGATTAAAAGAAGTAGATCAAATTATAGTTATAGGTAATTGCTCAGATAAAGATAAAGAGTTACTCAAAAACTATAAAAATGTGACTTATGCAAAAGTCGTAGCTACTGAATTTGTTAATATATTAACAGCTAAAAAAGTAGCTAAGACTGAATTTAATCATCAAAATGCAATAGCTATAGCCGGGATTGGCAATCCAACAAAATTTTTTAAGACTTTAGAAGAGAGTGCTATAAACATAACAGCTAAAAAAGTTTTTAAAGATCACCATAAGTTTACTCAGAGTGATTTTGAGGGTATAGATAGTGACATAACTGTAGTGATGACATATAAAGATGCTATTAAATGCAAAAATTTTGCTAAAGCTAATTGGTGGTATCTGGATATAGCTTTAGATATCAATGTTTAA
- the polA gene encoding DNA polymerase I, which yields MKKIVLVDGSSYLFRAYHALPHLTNSQGEPTGAIIGVINMLKKLPIMYDTEYVAVVFDAKGKNFRHQLYPQYKAHRKDIDDELRVQIQPLHQIIEKMGFAVIIEDGVEADDVIGTLAQKLQKQDYQIIISTGDKDMAQLVTDNIVLYDSMKNVTTDVAGVLEKYQISPHQMIDYLALMGDSSDNIPGIPKVGPKTAVKWLQDYQNIDGIIANQQQIKGKVGENLRNNIDLLKLSYQLATIKCDLELDLTVEDLKCKAADKAYLIEAYTRYEFKSLLKDLDNSDIKIVTSQAQAADVAIEYITITTQTQLDDLIAELEKYDSFAFDTETDSLNTYEANLVGLSFCAKEGRAFYIPLQHRYLGVPQQLELGFVLDKLKPLFADSKKVKVAHNFKFDEKVLSKYAIEINGKVDDTMIMAYVLKSSGKHDMDSLSKEHLGIEPIAYTAIAGTGKQQQTLDQVDIEIVAKYAAEDADITFRLFNHFKALLEQDKVLFKLYCELEMPLTIILNQMEKTGVKIDATKLIQQSASLETSIKELESKCYNLAGQEFNLSSPVQLREILFEKLGLPPVKKTAKGQVSTSEEVLVQLAEDYEIAALIMKYRHLSKLKNTYTDKLPKMLDANGRVHTSYNQTGTVTGRLSSSDPNLQNIPIKSPEGRKIREAFIAEDGYCIVAADYSQIELRIMAHLSKDKNLLKVFNQNLDIHSATAAEVLGISIDEVSSEQRRKAKAINFGLIYGMSAFGLARQLEIPRAEAQEYIDIYFNRYPSVKEYMTTAKEFAKQNGYVETILGRRLYLPEINSKNVMQRNAAERAAINAPMQGTAADIIKKAMINVNMMISQEYNSEIKMVMQVHDELVFEVKKTKLEEIVAKIKSIMEAAVKLNVPLEVNVDSGKSWDQAH from the coding sequence ATGAAAAAAATTGTTTTAGTGGATGGCTCTTCATATCTTTTTAGGGCTTATCATGCTTTACCACATCTTACTAATAGCCAAGGTGAGCCTACGGGAGCAATCATTGGTGTTATCAATATGCTTAAAAAATTACCCATAATGTATGATACTGAGTATGTTGCGGTTGTTTTTGATGCAAAGGGTAAGAACTTTCGTCATCAGTTATATCCACAATATAAAGCACATCGTAAAGATATCGATGATGAGCTAAGAGTCCAAATTCAACCATTACATCAGATTATTGAGAAGATGGGATTTGCTGTAATCATTGAAGATGGTGTCGAGGCTGATGATGTAATAGGTACCTTAGCGCAAAAACTTCAAAAACAAGATTACCAAATTATTATTTCTACTGGCGACAAAGATATGGCTCAGCTAGTTACAGATAACATAGTCTTATATGACTCAATGAAAAATGTCACTACAGATGTTGCTGGAGTGCTAGAAAAATATCAAATTAGTCCACATCAGATGATAGATTATTTAGCCTTAATGGGAGATTCATCAGATAATATTCCAGGTATTCCAAAAGTTGGTCCTAAAACAGCAGTTAAATGGTTACAAGACTATCAAAATATTGATGGTATAATCGCAAACCAGCAGCAAATTAAGGGTAAGGTTGGTGAAAATCTACGTAACAATATTGATTTACTCAAGCTATCTTATCAGTTAGCAACAATTAAATGTGATCTTGAGCTTGATTTGACTGTAGAGGATCTGAAATGCAAGGCTGCTGATAAAGCATATTTGATAGAAGCTTATACAAGATATGAGTTTAAATCATTATTGAAAGACTTAGATAATAGCGATATTAAGATAGTAACAAGCCAAGCACAAGCTGCTGATGTTGCTATTGAATATATTACTATTACCACACAAACTCAGCTTGATGATCTGATTGCGGAACTAGAGAAATATGATAGCTTTGCTTTTGACACGGAAACGGATTCTTTAAATACTTATGAAGCAAACCTAGTGGGCTTATCTTTTTGTGCAAAAGAGGGACGAGCTTTTTATATCCCATTACAACATAGATACTTAGGCGTGCCACAGCAACTAGAATTAGGATTTGTCTTAGATAAGCTAAAACCATTATTTGCAGATTCTAAGAAAGTGAAAGTTGCACATAACTTCAAATTTGATGAAAAAGTTCTATCAAAATATGCGATTGAGATAAACGGTAAAGTCGATGATACGATGATTATGGCGTATGTACTAAAAAGTAGTGGTAAGCATGATATGGATAGTCTTTCTAAAGAGCATCTTGGCATAGAACCAATTGCTTATACTGCAATAGCTGGTACTGGTAAACAGCAACAAACTCTGGATCAGGTAGATATCGAGATAGTTGCTAAGTACGCTGCTGAAGATGCTGATATTACTTTTAGACTTTTTAATCACTTTAAAGCTTTATTAGAGCAAGATAAGGTTCTTTTTAAACTTTATTGTGAACTCGAAATGCCTTTGACTATCATTCTTAATCAGATGGAGAAAACAGGTGTTAAGATAGATGCTACTAAGCTTATACAGCAAAGTGCTAGTCTTGAAACATCTATCAAAGAGCTTGAAAGCAAATGTTATAACCTCGCTGGGCAAGAATTTAACCTATCTTCACCAGTACAGTTAAGAGAAATTCTTTTCGAGAAGCTAGGACTTCCTCCAGTTAAAAAAACAGCAAAGGGTCAAGTGTCGACTTCTGAAGAGGTGCTAGTTCAATTGGCTGAGGACTATGAAATCGCAGCATTGATAATGAAATATCGCCATTTATCAAAACTTAAAAATACATATACAGATAAGCTACCTAAAATGTTGGACGCAAATGGTCGTGTACATACCTCATATAATCAAACTGGTACCGTAACAGGTAGGCTATCCTCATCGGATCCTAATTTACAAAATATTCCTATAAAAAGTCCTGAAGGGCGTAAAATTAGGGAAGCTTTTATAGCTGAGGATGGTTACTGTATAGTTGCTGCAGATTATTCACAAATTGAACTTAGAATCATGGCACATTTATCAAAAGATAAAAACCTTCTCAAGGTGTTTAATCAAAACTTAGATATCCATAGTGCAACAGCTGCTGAAGTTTTAGGTATTAGTATTGATGAGGTTAGTAGTGAGCAAAGAAGAAAAGCTAAAGCAATAAATTTCGGTCTTATCTATGGTATGAGTGCTTTTGGTTTAGCTAGACAGTTAGAAATACCACGAGCTGAAGCGCAAGAATATATTGATATCTATTTTAATCGCTATCCAAGTGTCAAAGAGTACATGACTACAGCAAAAGAGTTTGCTAAGCAAAATGGCTATGTTGAAACTATATTAGGAAGAAGATTATATTTACCAGAGATTAACTCAAAAAATGTTATGCAGCGTAATGCAGCAGAGCGAGCAGCGATTAACGCACCAATGCAGGGCACCGCTGCTGATATTATCAAAAAAGCAATGATAAATGTTAACATGATGATCTCACAGGAGTATAATAGCGAAATTAAGATGGTGATGCAGGTTCATGATGAGCTTGTTTTTGAAGTTAAAAAAACTAAGCTTGAAGAGATAGTTGCGAAGATAAAATCTATAATGGAAGCAGCTGTAAAGCTTAATGTGCCTTTAGAGGTGAATGTTGATTCTGGTAAGAGTTGGGATCAAGCTCATTAA
- a CDS encoding type III pantothenate kinase: MLLVMDMGNSHIHIGVFDGDRIVSQIRYATSSVDSTSDQMGVFLRQALRENSVDLGKIDGCGISSVVPHLNYSLGSAVIKYFNIKPFFISMDTTDLDMSAVEAHQVGADRIASCISAIADHPNKDLLIIDLGTATTFDLVTKDKKYLSGSIMPGVKLSLNALCQGASQLSSVTIVKPEVAIGYDTKTNIRSGLYYGHLGALKELKRRSVEEFGSPVYTIATGGFAGLFKEEDIFNEISPDLILRGIRIAFLENNKKGV; encoded by the coding sequence ATGTTATTAGTAATGGATATGGGCAATTCCCATATACACATTGGTGTGTTTGATGGTGATAGAATAGTTTCTCAAATTAGATATGCAACATCATCTGTAGACTCGACTTCTGATCAGATGGGTGTATTCCTTCGACAAGCATTAAGGGAAAACTCGGTTGATTTAGGTAAAATTGATGGCTGTGGTATATCTTCGGTAGTACCACACTTAAATTATTCTCTTGGTTCAGCTGTTATCAAATATTTCAATATTAAGCCATTTTTTATAAGTATGGATACTACAGATTTGGATATGTCAGCAGTTGAAGCACATCAGGTTGGCGCTGATAGAATAGCAAGTTGTATTAGTGCAATAGCTGATCATCCTAATAAGGATTTGTTGATAATAGATTTAGGTACAGCAACAACCTTTGATTTAGTAACTAAGGATAAGAAATATTTGAGTGGCTCGATTATGCCGGGAGTTAAACTCTCTTTAAATGCTTTGTGTCAAGGTGCTTCGCAATTATCATCGGTGACTATTGTTAAACCTGAGGTTGCTATAGGTTATGATACTAAAACAAATATCCGTTCAGGCTTATATTATGGTCATCTAGGTGCATTAAAAGAACTTAAAAGAAGAAGTGTTGAAGAATTTGGTAGTCCGGTTTATACCATAGCTACTGGTGGATTTGCTGGGTTATTTAAAGAAGAAGATATATTTAATGAGATTTCTCCTGATTTGATATTGCGTGGAATTAGAATTGCATTTTTAGAAAATAACAAGAAAGGGGTTTAG
- a CDS encoding phosphopentomutase: MLKDKKVVILLFDSFGIGQAPDAADFGDEGADTLGHTVDYFTNNGMSISLPNLSKKGLKKAAEYNRCKEFSQDIAQSEQVENAKYGYCAEVSKGKDTPSGHWELAGVPVMFDWYYFTKKQHQSCFDKEFIDKWVERAGITEGFIDAGHASGTEVLKEHGCESCVTKKPIIYTSADSVFQVAAHEDYYGLDKLLKICLVAREVLDEMGMKVGRVIARPFIGESADEYVRTGNRRDFSILPPAPTLLDKLVKAGGEVVSIGKIADIYANQGITKKVKATGLEELFDKTIDEYTLAKQNTLVFTNFVDLDSSFGHRRDPKGYGKALEYLDSRIPDLDAKLDDNTIVVLAADHGCDPTAPGSDHTRECVPFLLWGRNIKPEFIGARDTFADIGQTIADFMGIESLEYGKSIFGASHDN, encoded by the coding sequence ATGTTAAAAGATAAAAAAGTTGTTATCTTACTCTTTGATTCATTTGGTATTGGTCAAGCTCCTGATGCAGCCGATTTTGGCGATGAAGGTGCTGATACTCTAGGTCACACTGTTGATTATTTTACTAACAATGGCATGAGCATTTCGCTGCCAAATTTATCAAAGAAGGGCCTTAAGAAAGCTGCGGAATATAATAGATGTAAAGAATTTAGTCAAGATATTGCACAATCTGAGCAGGTTGAAAATGCAAAATATGGTTATTGCGCTGAAGTAAGTAAAGGTAAGGATACTCCAAGTGGTCATTGGGAACTTGCTGGAGTGCCAGTTATGTTTGATTGGTATTACTTTACAAAGAAACAACACCAAAGCTGTTTTGATAAAGAATTTATTGATAAGTGGGTTGAGAGAGCAGGTATTACAGAGGGTTTTATCGATGCAGGACATGCTTCTGGTACTGAGGTTCTAAAAGAGCATGGCTGTGAAAGTTGTGTTACCAAAAAACCAATTATTTACACATCTGCTGATAGTGTTTTTCAGGTTGCTGCACATGAAGATTATTATGGTTTAGATAAGCTTTTGAAGATTTGCCTAGTAGCTAGAGAAGTCCTCGATGAAATGGGTATGAAAGTTGGTAGAGTTATCGCTCGTCCATTTATTGGTGAATCAGCCGATGAGTATGTGCGTACTGGTAATCGTAGAGATTTCTCAATCCTACCTCCAGCACCAACCTTGTTAGATAAGTTGGTTAAAGCAGGTGGGGAAGTTGTCTCAATCGGTAAGATTGCTGATATTTATGCAAATCAAGGTATTACTAAGAAAGTTAAGGCAACAGGATTAGAAGAGTTGTTTGATAAGACTATAGATGAATATACTTTAGCAAAACAAAATACATTGGTATTTACAAATTTTGTTGATTTAGACTCAAGTTTTGGTCATCGTAGAGATCCAAAAGGCTATGGAAAAGCTTTAGAATATTTAGACTCAAGAATACCTGACTTAGATGCCAAACTAGATGATAATACTATTGTTGTGTTAGCAGCTGATCATGGTTGTGATCCAACTGCTCCAGGTTCAGATCATACTAGAGAGTGTGTGCCATTTTTACTTTGGGGTAGAAATATTAAGCCAGAATTTATCGGAGCAAGAGATACTTTTGCAGATATTGGGCAAACTATAGCTGACTTTATGGGTATTGAATCTCTAGAGTATGGTAAATCAATCTTTGGGGCTAGCCATGATAACTAA
- the deoC gene encoding deoxyribose-phosphate aldolase, with amino-acid sequence MVNQSLGLAMITKQEIVSLIDLTQLGDSDTQVDIVNLCSKARNSLGEVAALCVYKQFIPVVKKQLGNNFKVATVVNFPNGDNTIEDVISEVKQALSLGADEIDLVIDYKEYLDQGFSEKSCQMMVEVKKLCKDKTFKVIIESGELKTAKLITKVCQDVIDAGADFIKTSTGKTSEGATLAAAQVILETIKSSAKRIGFKASGGIRNYNQAVAYIELAANILANNFINPQTFRFGVSGLLDNLLNEQQEQIDDY; translated from the coding sequence ATGGTAAATCAATCTTTGGGGCTAGCCATGATAACTAAGCAAGAGATAGTATCCTTGATAGATTTAACACAACTTGGAGATAGTGATACACAAGTAGATATCGTTAATCTTTGTTCTAAAGCGAGAAATTCTCTCGGTGAAGTTGCAGCACTTTGTGTTTATAAGCAATTTATTCCTGTAGTAAAAAAACAGTTGGGGAATAACTTTAAAGTTGCGACTGTGGTTAATTTCCCTAATGGAGATAATACTATTGAGGATGTGATTTCAGAAGTTAAACAAGCTTTGTCTTTGGGTGCTGATGAGATAGATTTAGTTATAGACTATAAAGAGTATCTTGATCAGGGTTTTTCTGAGAAATCTTGTCAAATGATGGTTGAGGTTAAAAAACTTTGTAAAGATAAAACTTTTAAGGTGATAATTGAATCTGGCGAACTTAAAACAGCAAAATTAATTACGAAAGTTTGTCAAGATGTCATAGATGCTGGAGCAGATTTTATCAAAACATCAACAGGTAAAACTTCTGAGGGTGCAACGTTAGCAGCTGCACAGGTAATACTTGAAACAATCAAGAGTAGCGCAAAAAGAATTGGCTTTAAAGCATCTGGAGGGATAAGAAATTATAATCAAGCAGTTGCATATATCGAATTAGCTGCTAATATACTTGCTAATAATTTTATAAATCCGCAAACCTTTAGGTTTGGTGTAAGTGGTCTTTTAGATAACTTGCTTAACGAACAACAAGAGCAGATAGATGATTATTAA